CTATTTGCGCTTGGTGTCTGTCGAGCGGCGGATTGGCGGCGGCGCCTTAAGCAGGAGATGCAGCGAATCGGGCCCATCAAGTGGGAGCGACAGCGACAATGATAACGGACTGTACTTTCAAGCTTCGCATGACCGGGCAACAACTGGACCGTGGCGGAGGGAGTGTCATAGTATGTGTTGACGGTATAGCAGCCGGAACCATACCCGTGCGGCCCCGCCGAAGCAACGCTAGAGATAATTCCCGCCAAAATTTCGGCAATCCCTGCATGGGTGTAGATAGGTCATTTTTCCCGAGCTAATAACATCGTAGCCGTTTTGTTCGTAGTCCAAATATCCGATGACACACAGACTACTTATTTTCCGGCCAAGCTGGCGAAGACAGGAGAGGATTTTCGGTTCGGCGCAACTTAGTCTAGTGCATTGCCTGGCCATTGCCTCTTGAATGGTTGCGCACAGCACTACGGACGGCAGCTTTGTTTTTCCATATTTACCCTGGAGGTACGTTTGCAAAGATGCCTCGACTGCATCGTATCCTCGCTTTCCGCCGTATCCTCCCGTTCTTGCGGGGAATTTTGCGTTCAGGCCAGAGAGAAGGCCAGCGGAAAACGCGACATAAACGTCACCGGTCTGCTTTTCGGTCGCAACAGCCAATATGCCCGGGGTCGTAACGCCCTTCTCCTGTAGATACTGCGAAACTGCGAGCGCGCAGTCTTCTGTCTTTTCAGTCGGCGAAGGGAATGGCTGGTATGCCTTCTCGAGCTGAGTCACCACATATGACGCAGGCTTCAGATATGTAAGATCCATGATAGTGCACCTATCTTGTGATGAAGTTCGAAACTCCTACCTTCCCGTTGCTCGAGCATGGTCACGCGATACAAGCATTCTCGCCGCCTGAACCCGTCCCCTGCGCTTCAAGACGTATCCCTGCTTTTCTGTCTCACTGTTCACGGGAACTTGTGGATACGTTCATCGGGGCGGCCACCCGTGGGCGATGCCTTTGGGATGTCCCATTGGTCGAAAGAATAATAGGTGATATACGGCGCTGAAAGGCAAAATATATCCCAGTCTTTTGTGCGTAATGCATAACCGAGGATTTTCGGTTTCGCGCAACTTTGTCTAGTGCATTGCTTAAACATTGCTTCTTGAATGGGCGAGGGTACGATTCAGCCGAGGCATCTCCGCAGTCACGCCGCCAAGGTAAATATGAAAAGGCAAAGCTGCCGGCCGCATTGCTGTGCGCAACGTTGGGCCCGCGTTGACGAGCGGCGCGAGCGACAACTCATCGAGACTGAAGCCAGTCCCTCGAGACGAGCGCCGAGGCTTGGCGAATAGAGCATCTGCCCGATGGCGAACGGCTGACTCATTCGACATTGCCGTACCAAGACATACGCCACCCCGGCGCCCAAATACGGCCGCAAGCAGGAATTCGGCTCGCTGAAGTGATACTGCGCTTGCAGCGCTGGACTCCAGGCTCGCGCTGCACCCAATTCCTCTAGCCGGGAAATCGCGCCCGTGCCGCTCATGTACAGCTTTGGCGGGACGCCAGGAATCGCAACGAGGGTGACGTGGCATCTGCAAGACGGAGCCCTGGTTGCAGCGTGGGCCGTCCGAGCGGAGTCACACAGTCGTACGCGACCCCGCGCTTAACAAGCGGATGAGATGGCGCCGAGCGTCCCTTGTGGGTTGCGGGCTCAATCCGCGCCTAAATTCTGCATTCGGCACGCGTCACAGCGCCCGTTGGCCAGTTACCCCAAGGTCCGTCACGAATAGAAGCGAAGCGTGCGCCGTCAAGCCACGTTGGCACCCTATTTTTCCGCAAGACGAGCCCGCCTAAAACTATCAGAAAATACATTCGATAGCAGTCAATGAAAATTAGGCTCTGCACAGCGAATTTTCCCGTTCCCGCAGACCTTGTTGTGCCTCCATACCCCAAATATTCCCTTTGACAAACACTCTTACGATATATATCTTAAGACATGTTTTAAGACACTCGATAGACAAGGAGGCCCTATGCGCCACCATCCGCACTTTGGTCATACCGGCCGTCACGGCCACACCGCGCGCGATCCGCGCGACTTCTTCGGCGGCCGCCACCCGGCCATGCAGGCGCTTCAGGCGCTGCGTCACGCCATGGGGCGCCATCGCGGCGGCGAAGGTCCCGGCGACTTTGGCGATCGCTTTGGCGAAGGTTTCGGCCGCGGCTTCGGCGGTTTCGGCGACGGCGACGGTTTTGGCCGTGGCCGCAAGTTCAGCTCTGAAGACCTGCAGCTCATGCTGCTGGTGCTGCTCGCCGAGCGCCCAAGCCACGGCTACGAGCTCATCAAGGCGCTCGACGCGCGCTCGAACGGCTTCTATAGCCCGAGTCCCGGCATGGTCTATCCGGCTCTCACGTATCTGGAAGAACTGGGCTACGTGAGCGTGACGCTGGAAGGCAACCGCAAGCGCTACGAACTTTCGCCCGAAGGCCGCACGTACCTCGAAGCCAACCGCGAACGCGCGGACTTGATCCTCGCGAAGCTCACGCACTTCGGCCGCAAGATGGAAGTCATGCGCCGCGCGATGGCCGGCGAAGATCCCGCCGAAGGCAGCGGCTGGGTGCGCGAACTGATCGAGGCGCGCCGCGCGCTCAAGCGCGCGCTGCTGCGCCGTACCGACGTCGCGCCGGAGGAGCAGCGCCGCATCGCCGCGATTCTTGCGCGCGCCACCCAGGAAATTGAAAACGGCAGCGAGAGCGAAGGCGTTTGACACGCCGCATCCATGCGCCACGCGGCGGCCACGCCCCGCCACCCCAACATCGGAGCCATACATGCAGAACCCGTCCCAACTCGAAGTCGTCCGTGTACGTCACCCGCTGAAGTTCCGACTGTTGCGCGTGGCGCGCGTCACGGCGCTCTCGCCCGCGCTCGTGCGCGTCACGCTCACGGGCGACCTGAGCGATTTCGTCTCGGCGTCGTTCGACGATCACATCAAGGTGTTCTTTCCCGCCGCCGGTGAAGAAAAGCCAGTACTGCCAACTTCTGGCCCGGACGGCATCGTGTTCCCCGAAGGCGTCGAGCGCCCCGCTGCGCGCGACTACACACCGCGCCGCTTCGACACGCAATCCAACGAGCTCGATCTGGAATTCGCGCTGCACGAAGCCGGCCCGGCCACGGCATGGGCGGCACAGGCGCAGCCCGGCCAGTATCTCGGCGTGGGCGGCCCGCGCGGCTCCATGGTGATCCCGACGGGCTTCGACTGGCATCTGCTGATCGGCGACGAAACGGCGCTGCCCGCGATCCAGCGTCGCCTCACCGAATTGCCGCCCGGCGCGCGCGTGGCCGTAGTCGTCGAAGTGGCGAACCGCGCGGCACGCATCGAACTGCCCACCGAAGCCGATCTGTACGCGATCTGGTGCTATCGCGACGAAAGCGAGTCGGAGCATCCGCTCGTGGACGGCGTGTCCGAAGTGTGGCTGCCGCCCGGCGAGGGTTACGTCTGGGCCGCCGGCGAAGCCTCGGCGATCCGCGCGGTGCGCGCGCATCTGTGCAACGAGCGCGGCGTGGACAAGAAGCGCATCCGCGCATCCGCCTACTGGCGGCGCGGCGCGCAGGCGGCCCACGAAACGATCGACGACTGATCGATCTTGCTGGCGCGGCAACTCTGCCGCGCCTTTTTACTTTCAGGCTCCACGCCAATACATGACCACATCTCTCACTCCGCTGCGCGAACGCACCCTGCTTTGGCTGCTGGCGCTCACGCAGTTCACCGTCATCATGGATTTCATGGTGATGATGCCGCTCGGCCCGCAGATCATGCATGCATTCGCGATCACGCCCGCGGCGTTCGCGACGGCCGTTTCCGCGTATTCGCTCTGTTCGGGTCTATCAGGACTCCTTGCGGCGACGTATATCGACCGTTTCGACCGCCGCCGCCTGCTGCAAGTAGCTTACGCACTCTTCGCGCTCTCCAATCTCGCCTGCGCGTTCGCCACGAACTTTCATCTGCTGCTCGCGGCGCGCGCGTTCGCGGGTCTCACGGGCGGCGTGCTCGGCTCGATCGTGATGGCGATCGTGAGCGACGTGATTCCTGCCGCGCGGCGCGGCGCGGCCACGGGCGTGATCATGACGGCGTTCTCCATCGCGGCCATCGCGGGCGTGCCGGCCGGCGTGCTGCTCGGCGCGCATTACGGCTGGAGCGCGCCGTTCCTGCTGCTCGTGGTGCTCTCCGTGGCTATCTGGCTCGCGGGCTCGCGCGTCGTGCCTTCTCTCACCGGACATCTCGGCCAGCGTACGCCGCTCGCGCAAGTGCTGCCGAACCTCTGGCAACTGCTCACGTTGCCGCGCCATCTGAAGGCCTTTGCGCTCACCTTCACGATGATGGCCGGCCACATGCTCGTGATCCCGTTCATCGCGCCGACGCTCGTCGGCAATCATGGCATCGCGCCGCAGCAGCTCTCGTGGCTCTATATGGCGGGCGGTGCGGCGACGTTCGTGACCTCGCGCGCGGTGGGCCGTCTCGCGGACCGCTACGGCAAGCGCCGCATGTTCCGCGTGATGGCGCTCGTGTCGCTCGCGCCGGTGCTGTTCATCACGCATCTGCCTGCGTTGCCCTTCCTCGCGCTCGTGGCGTTCTTCGCGCTCTTCATGATCTCGATGTCGGGCCGCATGGTGCCGATGCAGGCGCTGCTCACCACGATTCCCGAGCCCGCGCGGCGCGGCGCGTTCCTGAGCGCCAATAGCGCGGTGCAAGCGCTCGGTACGGGCATAGGCGCGTGGCTGGGCGGCCAGTGGCTCACGAATGGCGCGAACGGCGCGATCATCGGCTTTGGGCAGAACGGCTGGATCGCCGCGGCGCTCACATGTGTGGCAGTGCTGTGGGTTTCGCGGGTGCGGGGGGCAGCGGAAGACGTGCCGAATGACGCAGCCGCGTCTGCGAGCGTCGCGCCGGCGGCTGTGAAGTCCTGAGCCAATCCTGAGCCACAAAAGAAAACCGGTTCGCAGGCGTCGCGCGCCTCATGAGCGCGCCACGCACCGCGAACCGGTCGTGCTTCAGGTAGAAAGCGGGTGAAACTGCGGGCCGAGGGTATTGCCCGCGTGAAGCGCGGGACCCGACCGGCCGATCGGGTGCTCGCGCTTCCTCGCTCCACGAGGGAGCGGGCAAATCATGCTTAGAAGCGGTGACGCAGACCCACCGTTGCGGCGACCTGGTTCTGCGAGGTCGACGGCGACAGCGTGTTGATCATCGCAACGTTCGCGCCGGCATTGCCGAGTTCGCCCGATGCGTGCTGGTACACGGCGCCGGCGTAGACGTCGGTGCGCTTCGACAGCGAGTAGTCAGCCGTCAGCGAAACCGTGTGCCACTTCGGATCGCCGCCGCCGTTCGAACCCGTGACCTTGCCGTCCGTGAACGTGTACGACGCGTTCAGGGCGAGAGCCGGCGTCAGCGCGTAGGCGCCGTTCAGCTCGAAGTTGTCGAGGTGCAGGTTCGTGCCCGTCGGGATCGAGAACGTGTTGCCGCCCTGGCCGCCAGCGATCAGGTCCTGGTACTGCGTGTGCGTCCACACGAAGCCGACCGTTGCCGGGCCGTAGTTGTAGTTCACGCCTGCGCCGAACGTGCGTTGCGTTTCAGCCGAGAGGTTGAAGTTGTTGCCGTTCGAAGCCGAATTCGCGCCATTGGCGTTCGCGTTCGTCCGCGAGTTGTTCATCTGCAGGTAAGCAGCGGCGAAGTTCAGCGGGCCGT
The nucleotide sequence above comes from Paraburkholderia flagellata. Encoded proteins:
- a CDS encoding OmpW family outer membrane protein encodes the protein MSGTGAISRLEELGAARAWSPALQAQYHFSEPNSCLRPYLGAGVAYVLVRQCRMSQPFAIGQMLYSPSLGARLEGLASVSMSCRSRRSSTRAQRCAQQCGRQLCLFIFTLAA
- a CDS encoding PadR family transcriptional regulator produces the protein MRHHPHFGHTGRHGHTARDPRDFFGGRHPAMQALQALRHAMGRHRGGEGPGDFGDRFGEGFGRGFGGFGDGDGFGRGRKFSSEDLQLMLLVLLAERPSHGYELIKALDARSNGFYSPSPGMVYPALTYLEELGYVSVTLEGNRKRYELSPEGRTYLEANRERADLILAKLTHFGRKMEVMRRAMAGEDPAEGSGWVRELIEARRALKRALLRRTDVAPEEQRRIAAILARATQEIENGSESEGV
- a CDS encoding siderophore-interacting protein, whose amino-acid sequence is MQNPSQLEVVRVRHPLKFRLLRVARVTALSPALVRVTLTGDLSDFVSASFDDHIKVFFPAAGEEKPVLPTSGPDGIVFPEGVERPAARDYTPRRFDTQSNELDLEFALHEAGPATAWAAQAQPGQYLGVGGPRGSMVIPTGFDWHLLIGDETALPAIQRRLTELPPGARVAVVVEVANRAARIELPTEADLYAIWCYRDESESEHPLVDGVSEVWLPPGEGYVWAAGEASAIRAVRAHLCNERGVDKKRIRASAYWRRGAQAAHETIDD
- a CDS encoding MFS transporter → MTTSLTPLRERTLLWLLALTQFTVIMDFMVMMPLGPQIMHAFAITPAAFATAVSAYSLCSGLSGLLAATYIDRFDRRRLLQVAYALFALSNLACAFATNFHLLLAARAFAGLTGGVLGSIVMAIVSDVIPAARRGAATGVIMTAFSIAAIAGVPAGVLLGAHYGWSAPFLLLVVLSVAIWLAGSRVVPSLTGHLGQRTPLAQVLPNLWQLLTLPRHLKAFALTFTMMAGHMLVIPFIAPTLVGNHGIAPQQLSWLYMAGGAATFVTSRAVGRLADRYGKRRMFRVMALVSLAPVLFITHLPALPFLALVAFFALFMISMSGRMVPMQALLTTIPEPARRGAFLSANSAVQALGTGIGAWLGGQWLTNGANGAIIGFGQNGWIAAALTCVAVLWVSRVRGAAEDVPNDAAASASVAPAAVKS